In the genome of Candidatus Sysuiplasma jiujiangense, the window TGCTTTTATTTTGCCTACATTCAGGTTTTCAAAGTCATCGCTGAATGTGTCGCTGTAAACAGTGACGGACCCTGCATAGGGTGAAAGAAGGGCAGCCTTGTGAAACGCTATGTCGCCGCCCCCGACGATTACGACATCCCTTTCCGCCAGGTTTATCAGAAGCGGAAAATGCCCTGCATGTTCCGGGGAACTGCCGTTGTCATCCCCAATGGAATTTAGTGTCTCTTCCATTATCTCGGCTGCCTATTTGCTGAACCGATATAAGTAGTCTGCAGAAGTGCCTGTGTCATTTATTGCGCCGATAGCAGCGGGTGGCGCTCGGTTCCGGGGCAGCGCTCAGGGAAGCATGCAGTAGTTTATCGAGACCTCGCAAATATCAGTCGAGTAATATGCAGTCCTCCTGATGGACTCCTCGATCAGTGCAAGATTGATTGCCTCCTCTCCCTTGACCTTCTGTATTTTCCTTGACAGTTCAGAAAGAAAATCCTTGAGCGATTCCCTTTGATCGATGACCCTGTTCGCTTCCTCGACGTTTCTTCTGAAGAAAGCATTCATGGCTCCATCCAGCATCCGTATTGCTATCTGGTGGGCGTTAGCGAACTTCTCCTTCATTTCGCCGCCAGGCTGAAATTCATTGAGCTCCCCGACTGATTTGGCAATCTGCACCGCATGGTCTCCAATCCTTTCAAGATATCTGGCAATCTGGAAAAAAGAGTTACTCTCATCGACAGTTATCCTGAGCTTCTCCGACAGCATCATATTTTTCATCATCATGTTGTGCACCTTCATGATAATCCAGTAAAGCCGGTCAGCATCGTAGTCTCTGTTTATCACATCCACCGCTAAAGAAGCATCACTGTTCATGAATGCACCGACGGCATCCTCCTGCATGGACTTCACAATGAGATGCAGGCGCCTTACTCCCTTTTCCTGCGAGAGTTCAAGCGGATCGCTCAGATCCTTGATGACTATGTTGTTTATGCTCTCTTCCACAATCTCAACACCTGTAACAGATCTCGTGAAATGCCTTATTCTCTCCTTCATTGAATTATCTATTCTTTCCTTTGCCCTCACTGTTATCGTGTCGAAACCCATCACATAGGCACCTATCAGCATCCTCTCGAGATGTACGGGGCTCTCCTTGCCTATCATGAATTCCTTGATCCTTGACCTGCGCGCTTCCATGATTGTCGGACTCACATTGAGTATTCCGCTGTCGCCAATTGAAAGCGCAAGAAAATCGCCTGTCTTAACACCCATTTTCCTTACCCATTCCTTTGGCAGTGATATGGTGTAAGTTGAATTGCCAGTGAACTGCACTTTTCTTGTTTCCATAATCTCTATAGTAACTAAATAAGTATATATTTTAATGTATCTCTATATAGAATATATAAGCTATATTGATAAATCAACCCGGTCTGTTCCGCATCTGTGACAGCGTCAGCAAATCAACCTGAAACAGTGCAGTCGTCGGATATGTCATTCAACCCGCTTGTCAGATGCCGGTGGTCCTGATTGGGGAACAGCCCCGCACAGAGCCCTTTTGCGTCTCTGGATGAACAGGGAATCAGAAAATTTCACATAAGAACTCTAATCGTCTCGGGAATGGGCTTTTTCACGGACGCGTACGATCTGTTTGTCATAGGCGCGATACTTCCCATTATAAGTGTTTATTTCGGCATATCCGACAAGTCTCTCACCTACGCACTCATATCCAGTTCAGCGCTTTTCGGTGCAATTATAGGACCGCTGATTTTCGGACCTATAGCGGACAGATTTGGCCGCAAGATTGTTTACAGTTTCGACCTTGTGATCCTGATATTGGCCGCGATCGGCTCCGCAACATCGGCTAATCCGAGCCAGCTCATCCTCTGGCGGTTTCTTCTCGGCATAGGCATCGGGGCAGATTACCCTGTAAGCGCAACAATAATGTCCGAGTTTTCCAACAGGAAGGACAGGGGAAAGCTTGTTGCCTCCGTCTTCGCAATGCAGGGATTCGGCCAGCTCACGGGAGCACTGGTCACTGTTCTGACGCTCCTTCTTCAGGCACCACTCTCGCTTTCCTGGAGAATACCGCTTGCAATGGGAGCAGTCCCGGCAATTGCAGTTCTGTATGTGAGGAATAAAATATCCGAAACACCACGGTTTGCAGCATTTTCAGGAATGCAGTCCGGAGATGCGAATGCAGCCGTCACAAACAGCGCTGCACTGACTCAGGAAGAGCAGAGGAGATACGGTATCAGGATACCAAAACGCGATATTTTTTCAATGTATATACCGCTTATACTCGGAACCTCACTGTGCTGGTTCGCCCTGGACGTTGCGTTTTACGGCACAGGAATATTCACCAACACCATAATACACAGCACAGGTTCCATTTCAATCCTGCATTCCACCGAAATCACTGCAGCAATTTTCCTTTTCTCTGCTTTCCCGGGTTACTGGGCGGCTGTTTATCTCATAGATAATCTGGGAAGAAGAAAACTGCAGGTTCTCGGTTTCCTCTTCATGGCAGTCGCATATTCTTCAATAGTGCTTATACCGTTCATTATTTCGGATGTCACAGCTCTCTTTGTCGTATACGGTTCAACATTCTTCTTCATCAACATGGGTCCGAACACGACCACGTTTGTCGTTCCTGTTGAGGTGTTCCCCACCCAGGTGAGGAGTACTGCCCACGGCATAGCCGCCGCATCCGGCAAATCGGGCGCAGCAATGAGCGCGTTTCTGTTCCCGTTCATGCTGAGCTATATTCATTTAAGCGGCATCTTTTCATGGCTCGCCGTGATATCGGTGATGGGTGTCGCGCTTACGCTGTTATTCATACCGGAGGGGCAGGACAGGCGTCTCGAAGAAGTCAGCGGGGAGGAGAGACTGCTTAAAACATATTCGGAATTTTCGGATCTGACTTCGGAACTCACTGAAAAGATCGTCTACGCCTCGGAGGAGACAAACAGATTCGTGCAAACCTGGGGCGATACTGCAGATATTTCCAGGAGAGTGAAGGAAATAGAGCATGACTGTGACGAAATAGTTCACAGGATCTTCGTAAGGCTTAATACAAAATTCATTGCGCCGATAAACAGAATGGAAATAGTTTCGCTTGCGCAGGCGCTGGACGATATAATGGATTACCTGGAGGCAACAGTTGCGAGATTCGCAATGTATCACATAGAAAAATCAGACGACAGCATAAGGGAATTCATGGGCACTATTGTGCAGTGCACAAGAGAAGTTGCCACAGGAATTCAGCACATAAACGACATTTATGACAAGCGGTTCGACAGGATAGTCAACAGCTGTATCGAAATCAACAAGTATGAAAACGAAGCGGACACAACACTCCGTGTGTCACTCGAAAATCTCTTCAGGGGGACGGACGCGATAGAGATCGTAAAGCTGAAGGAAATTTACGACAACCTGGAAACTGTAACGGACAAATGCGAGGATGTTGCCGATATACTCAGGGATCTGACTGTGAAATACAGAGGCGTCTGATTGCCTGCGATGGAAGGTCCTGTCTGCCTTTAATATTCAGCTTTTATACTTTTTCAGCATCTCCTGACCTGGAGCGTTGATTTGCGAAACATTCCGAATACCGGTAAATCTGTCGGTAAAAGGGACAGCAGCGTAAGCGCCTCCTCCCTGATCCGCAGGCTCAGGCGGATAGACCGCATTGAGAGGCTGCCGGAATTCAGAAAGGCCGTGAACCAGCTCCGCATCTCCCTGAGAGGTTCGGACGTCGTTGCGGTTTACGAAGACGGTGACAGTGGTTCTGAACGCACGGAAATAACGGTTTCGGCCATTGCCAGAGAACTCGAACAGATGCTTGGCGCCTATACGCTGGGACGGGCGAAATACTACCTGCACAGGCTGCTGAGGGGACTGAGTGAGACGAAGGAGAACGGCCTCAACGATATGAATATGAACAGATGGAAAGACTACGGTGACATCATAACGGACAGCCTGTGGATTTTTGACCGGAGAGACAGATCCGGCTCGCACAACGCGGGTTACTGGGGCAATTTCATACCACAGATTCCGTACCAGCTCCTGAACAGATTTACAAAGAAGGGGCAATGGGTTCTGGACACATTTCTAGGAAGCGGCACAACGCTCATTGAATGCAGAAGGCTCGGAAGAAACGGCATAGGCATAGAGCTTTCTGCCGAAGCAGCACATGCCGCGGCCAACTCTATTGGCAGGGAAGCAAACAGATACGGAGTCCGAACTGAAATAATCAGGGCAAACAGCATCGAACTGGATTATTCAAGAGTGCTTGAAGATGCGGGCATATCATCTGTCCAGTTCATACTTATGCATCCGCCCTATTGGGACATAATAAAATTCAGCGGGGATCCGGCCGATCTTTCCAATTCCCCATCTGTTGAAGATTTTCTACGTGGGATCAGGTCGATCGCCGAAAGGACGTATCCGTATCTTGAAAGTGGAAAATACATGGCCCTTGTAATCGGCGACAAGTACTCCGGGGGGGAATGGATTCCGCTGGGATTCCGTTCGATGGAGGAGATCCTCCGCACTGGTTACAGGCTAAAATCGGTTATAGTGAAAAATTTTGATGAGACGAGGGGAAAAAAATCGCAGAAGGAGCTGTGGAGATACAGGGCGCTTTCCGGTGGTTTCTACGTATTCAAGCATGAATACATTTTCCTCTTCAGAAAGGGTTGAATCATGCCCGGAATTGCATCTGCCTCGACGGGCGTGCATCAAGGTGTGTACTCGTAAATTGTTGCGAATCCGTTTGTGTACACTTCAACAAAATACTGTGTCTTCAGCATGGCTTCAAAATAGGGCGGTATCGGGTTATCTGGCTGGTTAGGATAGAAATTTGCCGATGCAAGCATCTCCTTGTCCAGTATTATGTAGCCTACCCTCGCAGGTCCGTAAGGCGTTCTGGAGCTGTTCAGCCGTTCGAGGAGCTGCTGAATGTCGGCTGAATGAAATACGGGATAGCCGCCAAATTCCCAGGTAGCCTCTCTATTTCCATATCCGAAAATAATCGAGCTTAGCCTGTGATCGGAGGCAAATGTGGAATTCTTCTGCGTGTTCCATGCGGCCCAGTTGGAAGCATCGAGATCCTGAAACGGGGTTGCGCCGATCTTGGATGGCGATGAAAGCTGCGTGCTCGCGGCTGTTATGGATGACGTCGAAAGTATGAGAATCACGGCCACTGCAACCGCACCCCAGACCCTTCGCTCAGGCTTCAGCAGCACCTCGATAGAGGTTATCGCTGCAAAACCGACAATGAAAGAAAGAATGAGGTAGAGGTACTCGATTACCCTGAGGGGCACCAGGTATGATATCCCTGTCGCCATGCCAAACACAATTATGACCAGGACAGAGATCAGCAGGAGACCGAGAATCGCACTTTCAGTTTTAAGGGAAGAAAACTGGAGGAAAAGGAAACCGCCCAGTACAGGAAGAGCAAGGGAAGGTGTGAAGAGCACTGTCAGCGGGTTGGGATAGACCGGTATTGATGGAAAACCAATCACAGCTACTATTGTCGCCGCAATCAGGGTCCCTGTCACAACAGCTGCTATTTCAAGCCTCATTCTTGCTGAATTTACATGGAAATGTAACTGCTTACCCTGAACAGGCGAGTACCTGCCTGCAAACCATATTATGAATGCGGTGGCGAACGGCGCGACGATCGCAGCAGGCAGGGGCATTATCCTGACAATGAAAAGGGTCACGAACTGCGGCGCCATTGTCAGCCAGTAAGCTAATCCGGCAGCCGATATCAAAACAAAGGAGAATAGCGACTTTTCCAGTTCCCTCGAGGCGCTTCTTCTCAGGAATGAATAATAGAAGAGCGCAAGCATCAGGAACAGTATGATAAATACAGTCCCGAGATGATACGAAGGCAGCATCGCGAAAGCTATCAGCATGGAAGAGACAAACCTGAAAATGCTTCCCGGGGAAGTAAGATAGAAGTACAGGAAGAAAATGAGCAGCAGTTCACCGAACGTATCGGACGAAAGTATGGAAGTGTGGCCCGCAGTTACAACAGATGCCGAGTAGAAGAGCGAAGCCATAACCGCACCGCCCCTGCTACCGGTGAGCGTTCTAGCGAGAGCTGCAACCGGAAATACAAGAAGGGATGAAATGAAGGGCATAGAAAGTTCGCTTATCGCCGATGAAGAAACGCCTGATGCCGCAGAGAGCGCTCCCAGCAGCTCATAAACACCGGGGAACTCTGTATACGTCTGTCCGAAACCGGT includes:
- a CDS encoding phosphate uptake regulator PhoU is translated as METRKVQFTGNSTYTISLPKEWVRKMGVKTGDFLALSIGDSGILNVSPTIMEARRSRIKEFMIGKESPVHLERMLIGAYVMGFDTITVRAKERIDNSMKERIRHFTRSVTGVEIVEESINNIVIKDLSDPLELSQEKGVRRLHLIVKSMQEDAVGAFMNSDASLAVDVINRDYDADRLYWIIMKVHNMMMKNMMLSEKLRITVDESNSFFQIARYLERIGDHAVQIAKSVGELNEFQPGGEMKEKFANAHQIAIRMLDGAMNAFFRRNVEEANRVIDQRESLKDFLSELSRKIQKVKGEEAINLALIEESIRRTAYYSTDICEVSINYCMLP
- a CDS encoding MFS transporter — protein: MGNSPAQSPFASLDEQGIRKFHIRTLIVSGMGFFTDAYDLFVIGAILPIISVYFGISDKSLTYALISSSALFGAIIGPLIFGPIADRFGRKIVYSFDLVILILAAIGSATSANPSQLILWRFLLGIGIGADYPVSATIMSEFSNRKDRGKLVASVFAMQGFGQLTGALVTVLTLLLQAPLSLSWRIPLAMGAVPAIAVLYVRNKISETPRFAAFSGMQSGDANAAVTNSAALTQEEQRRYGIRIPKRDIFSMYIPLILGTSLCWFALDVAFYGTGIFTNTIIHSTGSISILHSTEITAAIFLFSAFPGYWAAVYLIDNLGRRKLQVLGFLFMAVAYSSIVLIPFIISDVTALFVVYGSTFFFINMGPNTTTFVVPVEVFPTQVRSTAHGIAAASGKSGAAMSAFLFPFMLSYIHLSGIFSWLAVISVMGVALTLLFIPEGQDRRLEEVSGEERLLKTYSEFSDLTSELTEKIVYASEETNRFVQTWGDTADISRRVKEIEHDCDEIVHRIFVRLNTKFIAPINRMEIVSLAQALDDIMDYLEATVARFAMYHIEKSDDSIREFMGTIVQCTREVATGIQHINDIYDKRFDRIVNSCIEINKYENEADTTLRVSLENLFRGTDAIEIVKLKEIYDNLETVTDKCEDVADILRDLTVKYRGV
- a CDS encoding DNA methyltransferase, producing MRNIPNTGKSVGKRDSSVSASSLIRRLRRIDRIERLPEFRKAVNQLRISLRGSDVVAVYEDGDSGSERTEITVSAIARELEQMLGAYTLGRAKYYLHRLLRGLSETKENGLNDMNMNRWKDYGDIITDSLWIFDRRDRSGSHNAGYWGNFIPQIPYQLLNRFTKKGQWVLDTFLGSGTTLIECRRLGRNGIGIELSAEAAHAAANSIGREANRYGVRTEIIRANSIELDYSRVLEDAGISSVQFILMHPPYWDIIKFSGDPADLSNSPSVEDFLRGIRSIAERTYPYLESGKYMALVIGDKYSGGEWIPLGFRSMEEILRTGYRLKSVIVKNFDETRGKKSQKELWRYRALSGGFYVFKHEYIFLFRKG